ACCCAACTGGCAACTTTGGCCGCCTCTACTCCTCTATGTCAGACACAAACCTCTCTGAAATTGGGATGAGCTACTACCCCATGAAGGGGGATCAGCCCTTCCACTCCCCAGCAGGTGATGCCGCTGTGGACCTCAGCACCATGAAGCACTCCTACAGTGTGGGCTTTGCTGAGGGGGGTTACCTGGGCCAGGGGCTGCAGTATGGCTCTTTCTCCGACCTTCGCCAGCCAGCAGACATGTTGGGCCACCCACTCCCTATGCGGAGGTACAGCTCAGTCTCCAACATCTACTCTGACTACCGCTTCTCACCCCGCGGGGATCTTGCCAGCTTCCAGGAGTCCAGCCTGGCTCACTACAGTGCCACCACAGCACGCGAGATCAGTCGTATGTGTGCTGCCCTCAACTCCATGGACCAGTACGGGGGCCGGCATGCTAATGGCCCTGACATGCTGCCCTATGGCCCCAGCACTGGGCCAGGGGGCACAGGAGGGctgacagctcagcagcagggcccTACACCCCCCAAACCCAGTGGTGTGTACAACCCAACCTTCCCCGAGCCACGGCAGGGCtttggcagcctggcacagtaCAACATGCCTGGTGTCCGCCTGGGCACCGTCCGGCAGATGTTCCCTTCCACCGCCACTGTGCGAGCTGCCGATGGCATGATCTACTCCACCATCAACACGCCCATTGCCTCCACACTGCCCATcaccacccagccagcctcagTCCTGCGGCCCATGCTGCGTGGTCTCTACAGACCCTATGGCCCCGGCGGCGTGGCAGCTGTCCCACTGGCCAGCTTGTCCAGGCTGCCAGTCATCACCCCACGTGTCCCACTGGCGGCACAGGGCCTTTACCGCTACCCAGCCCCCAGCCGGCCAGCCCCGGCAGCCTCACTGATGGAGACACCTGTCTACCTTGGCAAGCctgtcagcactgcagcagcagctgcgggtgctggccctgctcccaAAGCCCCCGCTGCACCCACCAGTGGCTTGCAGAGAGTGgaaccagcaggagctgctcctcatgctgaggGGCCAGTGGTatcagcagcacctgcagcagccagcaaggaGGGCGGGCAAGCAGCCACGGTGCCCAAGGCATCGCTGGAAGGGACTCAGCGGGAGGAgcgggagagggaagaggaacgGCAGCGCAAGCAGCAGGAGCACGTGCTGCAGCTGGAGCGGGAGCGCGtggagctggagaagctgcGGCAAATGCGGCtccaagaggagctggaacGGGAGCGTGCGGAGCTGCAGCGGCATCGGGAAAAGGAGCAGCTGTTGGTGCAgcgggagctgcaggagctgcagtgcatcaagcagcaggtgctgcagcagcagcaagaggagcGGCACGCACAGCTGGCCCTGCAGCgggagcagcttgcccagcaacGCCTCCAGCTCGAGCACatccaccagctccagcaccagctccagcagcagctggaggagcagaagcgGCAAAAGAACATCTTCCCCGTGCCTGCTGAGCCTACCGCCCGCCTGCCCGAGGGTCTCACTGAGGTGCCACGGGGCATGCCGCACAATGGGCAGGCATGGCCGCCACCAAGCCAGGCGCCACCAGAGGGGCCTGCTGGCCCTCGCTATCCCGTGCCACAGCGGCcactcagcagctcagcctcagaTATGTCACTGCAGGTCGAGGAGTCCTGGGAGCCTGGCCGGGGCATCAAGAAGAGGAACTCCATGCCACGGCTGCGGGATGCCTACGATAAAGAGGCAACACGAGAGGCCTTCGCAGCAAAGAAGACAGCAGACAGCAGTGTGCAGACAGATGAGGAGGACGGGGAGGAGCGGTACCTGCTGTCACGGCGGCGGCGGGCACGGCGCAGCACAGACTGCAGCGTGCAGACAGACGAGGAGGACAGTGGAGAGTGGGAGCAGCCTGTGCGCCGACGGCGATCCAGGGCCTCACGGCATGCTGACTCTGGCACTGAGGGCAAGGCAGAGGGGGCGGCCCGTGGCACAGCCAGCGTGGGCATTCAGACCATCAGTGACTGCTCAGTGCAGACAGAGCCCGACCAGCTCCTCCGAGTCTCCCCCTCCATCCACATCACCACCCATGACCCCCGTGTGGAGATCGTGAAGTACATCTCGGCCCCAGAAAAGACACAGCGGGGCGAGAGCCTGGCCTGCCAGACAGAGCCAgaggcagctccccagcccgGTGTTGTGGTCCCCCAGCTGACAGTCCCCACCACCATCCCACCCTACTCCACCAACATCCAGATGGTGAGCACTGGCCCCTTGGACCCTCACGCTGTCCGGCAGCAGACTCTAGGCAAGTTCGAGAAGAAGAAACCGGATCCCCTGGAAATTGGCTACCAGTCCCATTTGCCCGCCGAGTCCCTCTCCCAGCTGGTGACCCGCCAGCCACCCCGCTCTCCCCAGGTGCTCTACTCACCTGTCTCCCCACTGTCCCCTCACCGCCTCCTCGAGTCCTCTTTCGCCACCAGTGAGCGGCTGAACAAGGCTCATGTTCCCCCTCAGAAGCACTTCACTGCTGACTCGGCCCAGCGCCAGCAGACACTGCCACGCCCCATCAAGACCATGCAGCGCTCCCTCTCCGACCCCAAGCCCATCAGCCCCACTGCCGAGGAGGCCGGCAAGGACAGGTTCTCCCTCTACCAGCACtcgctgctccccagcacccaggTACGTCAATGTGGGGAACAACCTTTCCGTCAGGGAACAACCTCGGGAGGCACCTCAAGACATTTCAGTTTCATTAGCACTGCagcaattaatattttaaagggCTGGCTTCCCATGGCAGCTGATGGCAGCCGGTGGGCATAGACATATACACCAACACCAGCAGACAGAGGGAGGCCCTGGAGCTCCACTGGCTGCGGGAGACTGTCAGCAAGCAGGAACTGGTGGAAGGATCAGGGctgtgccctgccccagccaggTCCCCCTCATTTCCTGAGGAGCAGTCACCAAGCATAGCTCCATTTTGGATTGTGGCAGCTCCTGTTCTcacctttttccccccacatcAAGGCTGCTTTGGGCTGCTCAGTGCCCAGCAAATAGCCCTGGGGCAattcccagggcagcagcaggccctgGCTGCTCCCTCAGGCCCCGCTGCCGAGCGCCTGAAGATGAAAGGCAGTTTTTGTGGCAGGCGGCTGTCGCACACGGCCAGCTCAGCGCTTGGACAGCTGCCACCCCTGGTAATTACTCATGGAAAGCGCCCTGCCTGTTACTTCCGTCCTATTTATTGTGCTTTTACATAAACGCCACTTCCTTGGTGCATGGGGGAACATGTGCACAGCGGCCGCCTCGCCACAGCCCTAGGGCACAGGAGGAGGTCCATGATGCTCAGGGTGGGGGAATATGGGGGGACACCTACTTGAAAACCCCTGACCACGTGTTCCTTGGCTTTGCAGGTGGCAGGGCTGCAGTCAAGCCCCCTAGCACGCAAGGTGAAGCGGACGCTGCCCAGCCCGCCGCCCGAGGAGCCCCACGTTCCCCTGGCCAgcccagccacctcccagctctacctgagcagcctggccacCAAGGCCACTGCACCAGTTACCAAGGCCAGCCTGCTGAAGGAGCTAGACCATGACCTGAGGCTGGTAGAGCATGAGGCCACCAAGCTGCGGAAAAAGCAGGCGGAGCTGGacgaggaggagaaggagatcGATGCTAAGCTGAAGTACCTGGAGCTGGGCATCACGCAGCGCAAGGAGTCACTGCTGAAGGAGCGGGGTGGCCCACGGGACCACCCTTACCTGCGCTTCCCTGGGGATCGCCGCGACTACCTGTCCGACAGCGAGCTGCACAGCCTGCGTCTTGCCGCCTATGACGGCACTGGCCTGCGCCCCACACCCACTGGGCAGTACCCTGACTTTGCCTACCCATACCCCACCCCACAGGGCCCTGCCAGCTTCCCACAGGCAcgtctgcagcctccccagtaccccacagccagcaccacGCAGGATGAATTGCAGGCAACCCCACTGCCCACCTTTGCCTCACCCAGCGCCTTCCCGGCCCCTGGCACTGCGTACTCAGAGCTGGGCCCCCCAGGCCAGCCAGGCTTCCGGCCCCAGAACCCCTACCAAGCCCCAAGCGCCTTTTCTGGGGCAGCCACTGCACCGGCAGCACAGCCAACCCTCttccagagccctgcagaggtaGCTGGTGGGCACCAGAAGCCACGGCAGACCTCCCTGGCTGACCTGGAGCAGAAGATCCCCACTAACTACGAGGTGATTGGCACAGctaccagctcctctgctgttccCGATGTCACCTTCAGCACTGCGCCGCCAAGTGGCAGCTACGAGCAGTACAAAGCAGCTGAAGTCCGGCCGGCTGAGAGAGCCAGCACAGCGCAGGGCCCCTCAGCCAGCTTCCCTTCTGAGTCCCTCTACACCAGCCTGGAGCAGAACATCCCTCGTAACTACGTAATGATAGAAGACATAAGTGAGCTCACCAAGGAGAGCCCAGCAGTGGAGGGGCAGAAAGGGGAGCCAGTGGGCACAGGTGCTGATGGCCGCCATGGCAGGGAGAAGTCTGAGGTGGGGGATGCTGAGAGCTCCAGCCGGCCCTGTTGCTACACCAAAGCTGAGGAGGAGTCTGAGGAGGACATCTATGACCACCATGGCTCCAACTATCGAGGGAAGAACAGCTACCACAGGGGCGTGGAGAGCAATGGCAGAGTGTCAGGGAGCTCCACCAGCTCATCCTACTACTATGGGGACAGTGAGTACCGGCACTCTTCACGGGTGGACAAGCATGGCCCTGGTGCACCACTACCAAAGCATTCAtccaagagcctggcccctgctgtTGTCTCCTCAAAGCGCAGCAAGCACAGGaagcagggcatggagcagaAGATCTCCAAGTTCTCCCCCATTGAAGAAGCCAAAGATGTGGAATCGGACTTGGCCTCCTATGCAGTGACCACCTCGGTTGGAAGCAGCAACGTGGCCTCCAGGGCCAAGAAGATGCAGGAGGAGATCACCTATGGCCTGAAGAAGAACGTCTATGAACAGCAGAAGTACTACGGTGTCTCCAGCCGGGATATGGTGGACGAGGAGGAGCGGGTCTACTCTGCCAGCAGTAGACCCCGCTCCTCTGGCTACGGGGTGGAGAAATCCTCCAGCCGggaggtgggcagcaggagcaagtCCTACGAGCGGGAGGGTATGGAGCGCTCCCAGAAAGGCAGCTCCAAGCCCTCATCCCTTGGCATGAGCCAGAGCCGCGGGCGACCACCCATCCGCACACAGCACTCAGAGGAGGAGAGCCCTGTCAGCCCCCTGGGGAAGTCAGTGGGTGGGTCACGCACTGCAGGGGGACCCGGCCCCCAGTCGGCGGGGGACCCCTGCTCCCCATTCTGCTCCAGCCACTCGTTGCCTGATGTGCAAAAGCACATCAAAGATGTGCCAAGGAGTCACTCGTACAAGCACGAGGAGGGCTACGGCATGGACGATGCCCATTGCGTTGTCTCGGACAGTGAAGGTAACGGCTCCCCATGGTGACGACCCCAGAGCATGGCACTTCCCCGGGGCATGCCATCCGTTCATACGCAGAGACACTCTCACTGCCTCAGTTTGCTTGACATGtgccttcctcccccctccccgggTGTTCGGTGTTAGCCGGTCCCATGctgtgccgtgccgtgccgtgtcccatccctgctggCACGGGCTGTCCTTCGTTGCGCATGCCCGCCGCTTGCCTCTCCCGCCTCATTGCATGGCTTCCTCCCGGGCAGCCCTGAGCGAGAGATTgactgtggtttgtttttggtttccGAAGCCTATCATTTGGGTCAGGAGGAGACAGACTGGTTTGATAAGCCCAGAGAGGCACGGGCGGAGAGGGTCAGGCACTACGGTGGCCACTCTTCCTCACAGAAGAGACCCCCAGTTAAGCACACCTACCATGACTACGACGAGCCTCCCGAAGAGGATATGTGGCAGCACGATGACTACCCCCAGCACCGTGAGCACCGCCACCACGGGGAGTATGGGCGCCATACCGGCAGCTCCCGGCATGTCAGCGACGAGCCCCCACGCCGCTCGGCCAAGCAGCATCCACGAGAGCCTGGCCGCCACGAGCCCCGAGGCCATGAGCCCCGCTCTGCCTCCAAGAAGGCACAGCAGCCTGAGTCCCGTGCACCTGCCCCctatgggcccagctctgccgAGTATGGCCCGCCGTCCCGCGCCGGTGCTCACCACCATGGCATTGAGGCCCCCAAGACACAGAAGCCTTCCCAGCCACATGGGTCAGCCACCCCAGCACCGAAGCCGGAGCCCCTtgcacacccacagcagccagtggccaggcagcagcaggcagggcagcaggcggcacggcagcagccagctgcacgGCAGCCTGCCCAGCCAGTGGGCTCggcacagcctgaggccagGGGCAGGACACAGGGACCTCCGTCATCCCGACCAccgcagcagcagcctgggccagcccaggcagcagggaaggcacCGGCCGTGCACAATGCACAGCCAGGCGGGCATCCAGCGCCAGCAGTAAGTACGAGCTtggccagctcagctgcctcccCGCCCCATGGCTCCATGGCCCCATGCCTCCCCACCCCatggctcttctcccaggcaaccagcaacagaataagaggacacagtttcaagctgtgcagggggaagtttaggcttgatcttagaaggaaggtcttcacagaaagagattgccctttggaatgggctgcccagcgaggtggtggggtcaatgtccctagaggtgtttaagaagagactggatgaggcacttagtgccatggtctagttgattagataaggttgggtgattggttggacttaatgatcttggaggtctcttccaacctggttgattctgtgattatgtgattctctGCCTGGGACTTTCCTGTTCAGCCACAGTCAGGTGCTGGCAGGTGAAAGGTTGGTGATGGGAGTCATGAGGCAATGAGTATCCTACTCCTGTGCCCATCACAGCCATCCCTGGGTGTCATAGGAGCAGCCATCACCTCAAGAGGACCCTGGAAGGGACTAtattctcccaagtaacaagggatagaacaagagaaaacagcctcaagttgttcaagggaaggtttaggttggatattagcaaaaatttcttccctgaaagggttgtcaagtcctggaacatgctgcctaaggcagtgatggagtccccatccctggaggggtttaaaagctgtgtagatgtggtgctgagggacatggtttagtagtcaccGGGGAGTgttgggttaacagctggactcagtgatcttttgcaacctcaacaattctgtgattctattcccATGCTCTGGATCCTTAGCTGCCTCTTTTGGGTCTATGGAGCAGCCTCTGGGGTTTTCAGTGTCATCTCCCAGCCCAGGCCTCCCCTGAAGGATTGCCAGCAGGGCAAGCTCTGAGAGCTGTTTTCTCATTCCagccaaaagcagagcagacGGACACATCCAAACCTGCAGCTAAAGTGCCACAGCAGCCGGGgagagcacccacagcacagcctctgggagcagcaggtcAGTGGGCCCAGCAGCATGATGCCAcccccctctgccagctgcccagcaccctgagGGCTTGGCTGAGCTCCCTGGGCTGGGGCTACTACCAGCCAACAGTGGCTTAATTTGTCCCGCAGCagacagcaaagctgctccaaGAGTGGCCGGGCCACGTGGTCTGGCCAGCATGGCCACGGGGCAGCCTGGGGCGGAAGGAGAGAGTGTCTTCTCCAAAATCCTGCCGGGAGGGGCAGCGGAACAAGCAGGCAAACTGACTGAAggtgagagctgctccaggggcaGAGACAGGATCACGATGCTCTTTGGCACCAAGACAGGGTCAGGGTCCATGGGAGTGACTGAGTGCAGCCTGTGGGGTGTGATGCTCCTGCagtctggagctcagggagATGGGGTGACAGGGAAGATGGGGAGTCTAGGGAGGTGAggggccagggaggtgggggaccAGGGTGCCTGCACCATACTGATGCCTCTTCCGGCTTTCCCACAGCGGTGTCGGCTTTTGGCAAGAAGTTCACTTCGTTCTGGTGAGAGAACAGCACAAGGTgagtgcagccagggctgggtgctgcaccaTGGGCTCTCCCTAGCCCAGCTGTGCCTGATGCCCTCCTActccctgtcactgcaggagTTTGGGAAGTGAGTTGGAGATCGAGTCATTGCAGTGGAAAAACCTATGAAGAAGCCAGTGAATTCAGCATGCAGCACCAGACTCTGAGTATAACAGTGAGTTACACCTCCACTATGCCATTCCCAGGGCTCCTGCTGTCACCCCTGGCACCCACTCAGCCTTGCCTGGCCAcactcctcatctccaggctgagaaGGACACAGCGCAGCTCGCTCCCCTTCGTTCTGGGCCACTCATCCCCATCCTTGGCCCCAAGCACCTGCCTCAAGCCAAGACATGGGGGATTGGCCTCGTTCCCTGGTCTCGGCAGTGCCACGTGGGCTGATGCCATGCGGATGCTGGTGCAGACCCTGGGCTTGCAGGGAAGGTTTGGGCAGCccaagctctgctctgagaaCCCATCCAGCAtgggggtggcagcagctgctctgctagCAGAACCTCTTGGCTTGCCACTGCCCATTCGCTGgcgctggtgctggtgctgctgctgggtgggaTCCCCTCTGCAGGGGCACCACCATTTGGGCTAACTCCTCTCTCTTTGTCTCTCACAAGCTTTTGAAAGCAGGGCAATCCCTGGATGTTGGACCAAACGGCGGCCAAGCAGGGGCCTGGCGGACGCCCTGGGGCAGGTGCCCCCCATGCCTGGCAAGCAGCTCCGTTGTGGCACACGGCAAGCCCCAGAAGCCACCCCGAGGGAACAGGCCTGATCCGGACCATCGGGTTAGGCCCTGTAGGCGGGCCATGGCCCTTTCTCAAGATTATACGCAGAGTTGCTCCCTCCGAACCCCAGCTCTTGCCTCTTCATAGGTTTTTCCCCGCTGCTGTGAGCCGAGGGCTGGACGCCACGGGcacctttcctccttcccaatCCCATCCACCCTGCCGGGGCCATCCCCATGCCCCCTacactgcagcctgctcccGGCCCTGCCAGGGAGCCCCCAGAGCGCGTCAGCTAGGACCTAACACTGTTTCACTACCAAAATATGAGGCCATA
This genomic stretch from Indicator indicator isolate 239-I01 chromosome 15, UM_Iind_1.1, whole genome shotgun sequence harbors:
- the BSN gene encoding protein bassoon — encoded protein: MGNEASLEGGGEDGQLPPAAAGAPPPPAAADAAAFSKPPSAPGGGGQLPGNAAGPGPSTPRRPEQLDQAPGQRSASPSLTQTAPSSQSPREMRGRGQPGPPAEGPRKMLQVDARSQGSGRSPSVSPDRGSTPTSPYSVPQIAPLPSSTLCPICKTTELTSSPGQPNFNACTQCHSKVCNQCGFNPNPHLTQVKEWLCLNCQMQRALGMDMTTAPRSKSQQQLHSPSPSPSHSPAKHPTPSAVDKSPSATRTLPPEPPKPQPPTPQREPHGQGQPKPQEPARSSPQHQQAKPSSSEQRKMTGDVGAKPAAPAPGAGAQEQSQEGLTGKLFGFGASLLTQASTLMSVQPEAPPPSQPSPGKVPPKIVFSDASKEAGPKGPGAQGRAGATPAAKPGKPEQGGKPKEVPKAKVLCPLCKAEINVGSSEPPNYNTCTTCRQQVCNMCGFNPTPHLVEKNEWLCLNCQTQRLLEGSLGDPAPMPMPMPMPTPKQTPTSSPQHRPPAAGPQQRAPAPAAAEPAAPPERQTSPAKTLRVAEQSRTSSPAPAEKKKPPPPAGEKPLPKAVPEPSKAPESTASKGKSISPKPEVESKESRAPPEVPRAKEQEDGSKPYPPDLSRSPQSLSDTGYSSDGISSSQSEITGLVQQEEEKLSGTGLAGQSPPSPSELTKLESSMRPLLEGRGAPPEPTERGKASTEPREEQRQRQRPRYLSIAPEAFDSDEELEDILEEDEDSMDWESRRERRESAESSDEFGSKLRHDYVEDSSEGGFSPVPPRPKGREAEVSDEEFMRRQILEMTAEEDNLEEEEEGYRRVKYSIPKTGQKAETEKGKEPASTKRHLPHGASSMYKEERKEMEVAEGSDLSTAQGGLRRFKTIELNSTTGYGREMEVGQEADTSMDREPELEMESLTGSPEERSRGEYSSTLPATTPSYTSGTSPTSISSLEEDSDSSPSRRQRLEEVKQQRKARHRSHGPLLPTIEDSSEEEELREEEELLREQEKMREVEQQRIRSTARKTKRDKEELRAQRRRERSKTPPSNLSPIEDASPTEELRQAAEMEELHRSSCSEYSPSIDSEAESFDAVTSKLYKSGSEYNLPTFMSLYSPTEKGESSPSQPTSKPLKSAEEAYEEMMKKAEMMQKQQVQQAQTAVSYSSTYEQVGFRGTGAQNGFEYQYAEEYQYDGSSSHPSQPSYPSTLPKVGVVYEEILQTSQSISRMHQSSSFDLALEQGEKVKGQEETYPEKHFLNAESAYADLMKQNGGPLTPGTSPTQLSAPVSFSTSDSSTAKAIPDVRVTQHFAKEGQDLAKLQSTLAAPSPVSKATTTPYTYSKGTSTVTTAVSGPGSAPRSYSSPTPEAPPIASRSYTPVKSTVSYGSQTEDTSRSKAVVEISVQTAREKLPAVSDIKPAAPKTYSFFKTSSPPLSPTSPTQSPTRATKATAEFSTQTQSPLLPYEGLSATTTSPATSSPMVAQGTQTPHRSGSPRLTRQASSQDAPFMVITLAADAASQTKPVSSGSLTSPTSSPTRPSRQLPGHGYSQTPEQEQPPGAYIRTQSVKEHAQKAPAVTSAADGIAGLYGWAALPAENISLCRISSIPGTSRVEPGPKVPSTNAVDLRTALKSAPIIITDQGMDLTSLATEARKYCLTLDHIPSRQSTAIQPLIINLNAQEQPHAIIAAASTAGLAIASPMILSQSKQPVVYGDPFQSRMDFGQGTGSPVCLAQVKQVEQGVQTPAVRASGAAGSKPEPTAAPQSKFTRYSMPGQMLKKDVLMAQTGGTHNVSGLPQTFPTEPATELYRAVPVELKSQSPLLTLGGKKSQVMMVQMEEAAAGPVTKVLKEEPPANVLDLTGVKPESQVACCDMVYKFPFSGSCTGAFNPTSKMPEKKAGEAVAPVRKAGGPLYGSREPELPDTFPYREQPAPAPPLYEEQKFYPTGNFGRLYSSMSDTNLSEIGMSYYPMKGDQPFHSPAGDAAVDLSTMKHSYSVGFAEGGYLGQGLQYGSFSDLRQPADMLGHPLPMRRYSSVSNIYSDYRFSPRGDLASFQESSLAHYSATTAREISRMCAALNSMDQYGGRHANGPDMLPYGPSTGPGGTGGLTAQQQGPTPPKPSGVYNPTFPEPRQGFGSLAQYNMPGVRLGTVRQMFPSTATVRAADGMIYSTINTPIASTLPITTQPASVLRPMLRGLYRPYGPGGVAAVPLASLSRLPVITPRVPLAAQGLYRYPAPSRPAPAASLMETPVYLGKPVSTAAAAAGAGPAPKAPAAPTSGLQRVEPAGAAPHAEGPVVSAAPAAASKEGGQAATVPKASLEGTQREEREREEERQRKQQEHVLQLERERVELEKLRQMRLQEELERERAELQRHREKEQLLVQRELQELQCIKQQVLQQQQEERHAQLALQREQLAQQRLQLEHIHQLQHQLQQQLEEQKRQKNIFPVPAEPTARLPEGLTEVPRGMPHNGQAWPPPSQAPPEGPAGPRYPVPQRPLSSSASDMSLQVEESWEPGRGIKKRNSMPRLRDAYDKEATREAFAAKKTADSSVQTDEEDGEERYLLSRRRRARRSTDCSVQTDEEDSGEWEQPVRRRRSRASRHADSGTEGKAEGAARGTASVGIQTISDCSVQTEPDQLLRVSPSIHITTHDPRVEIVKYISAPEKTQRGESLACQTEPEAAPQPGVVVPQLTVPTTIPPYSTNIQMVSTGPLDPHAVRQQTLGKFEKKKPDPLEIGYQSHLPAESLSQLVTRQPPRSPQVLYSPVSPLSPHRLLESSFATSERLNKAHVPPQKHFTADSAQRQQTLPRPIKTMQRSLSDPKPISPTAEEAGKDRFSLYQHSLLPSTQVAGLQSSPLARKVKRTLPSPPPEEPHVPLASPATSQLYLSSLATKATAPVTKASLLKELDHDLRLVEHEATKLRKKQAELDEEEKEIDAKLKYLELGITQRKESLLKERGGPRDHPYLRFPGDRRDYLSDSELHSLRLAAYDGTGLRPTPTGQYPDFAYPYPTPQGPASFPQARLQPPQYPTASTTQDELQATPLPTFASPSAFPAPGTAYSELGPPGQPGFRPQNPYQAPSAFSGAATAPAAQPTLFQSPAEVAGGHQKPRQTSLADLEQKIPTNYEVIGTATSSSAVPDVTFSTAPPSGSYEQYKAAEVRPAERASTAQGPSASFPSESLYTSLEQNIPRNYVMIEDISELTKESPAVEGQKGEPVGTGADGRHGREKSEVGDAESSSRPCCYTKAEEESEEDIYDHHGSNYRGKNSYHRGVESNGRVSGSSTSSSYYYGDSEYRHSSRVDKHGPGAPLPKHSSKSLAPAVVSSKRSKHRKQGMEQKISKFSPIEEAKDVESDLASYAVTTSVGSSNVASRAKKMQEEITYGLKKNVYEQQKYYGVSSRDMVDEEERVYSASSRPRSSGYGVEKSSSREVGSRSKSYEREGMERSQKGSSKPSSLGMSQSRGRPPIRTQHSEEESPVSPLGKSVGGSRTAGGPGPQSAGDPCSPFCSSHSLPDVQKHIKDVPRSHSYKHEEGYGMDDAHCVVSDSEAYHLGQEETDWFDKPREARAERVRHYGGHSSSQKRPPVKHTYHDYDEPPEEDMWQHDDYPQHREHRHHGEYGRHTGSSRHVSDEPPRRSAKQHPREPGRHEPRGHEPRSASKKAQQPESRAPAPYGPSSAEYGPPSRAGAHHHGIEAPKTQKPSQPHGSATPAPKPEPLAHPQQPVARQQQAGQQAARQQPAARQPAQPVGSAQPEARGRTQGPPSSRPPQQQPGPAQAAGKAPAVHNAQPGGHPAPAPKAEQTDTSKPAAKVPQQPGRAPTAQPLGAAADSKAAPRVAGPRGLASMATGQPGAEGESVFSKILPGGAAEQAGKLTEAVSAFGKKFTSFW